A window of Hevea brasiliensis isolate MT/VB/25A 57/8 chromosome 14, ASM3005281v1, whole genome shotgun sequence contains these coding sequences:
- the LOC131173151 gene encoding uncharacterized protein LOC131173151, translating to MGWRGILGFEYGIVQAPLGPDISCPELVAAVANAGGLGFLRAPDWESPDYLRGLIRKTRTLTDKPFGVAVVLAFPHEENIKAILDEKVAVLQVFWGDCSEELVIKAHQAGVKVAPQVGSLEDAKKAISVGVDAIIVQGREAGGHVIGQESLISLLPRVVDLVSDHVIPVIAAGGIVDARGYVAALALGAQGVCLGTRFVATEESYAHPTYKKKLIELNETEHTNVFGRARWPNAPQRALVTPFFNDWKSLPPHENELNQPVIGRATINGQEKEIRRFGGTVPNVTATGDIESMAMYAGEGVGLINEILPASEVVKRLVEGAQQLIHKEFSNP from the exons ATGGGTTGGAGAGGGATTTTGGGTTTTGAATATGGGATTGTGCAGGCTCCTTTGGGACCTGATATTTCTTGTCCTGAGCTTGTAGCTGCTGTGGCTAATGCTGGCGGACTTGGCTTCCTCAGAGCTCCGGATTGG GAGTCACCTGATTACTTGCGGGGACTGATAAGGAAAACACGAACCTTAACTGACAAACCCTTTGGAGTTGCTGTTGTTCTGGCATTTCCCCATGAGGAAAATATAAAGGCCATACTGGATGAGAAGGTAGCAGTTTTGCAAGTTTTTTGGGGTGACTGTTCAGAGGAGCTTGTAATCAAAGCTCATCAGGCTGGAGTCAAGGTTGCTCCCCAA GTTGGGAGCCTTGAAGATGCTAAAAAAGCCATCAGTGTTGGTGTCGATGCAATTATTGTCCAAGGACGCGAAGCCGGAGGGCATGTCATTGGTCAG GAAAGCTTAATTTCACTGTTGCCAAGGGTAGTTGATCTTGTTAGCGATCATGTTATACCCGTAATTGCTGCTGGTGGTATTGTAGATGCCCGTGGCTATGTTGCTGCTCTAGCCCTTGGTGCTCAAGGGGTCTGCCTAGGCACTAG GTTTGTTGCAACAGAGGAAAGCTATGCTCATCCGACATACAAGAAGAAGTTGATTGAGCTCAACGAAACTGAGCATACAAATGTGTTTGGCAGGGCCAGGTGGCCTAATGCACCACAACGTGCTCTGGTAACTCCTTTCTTCAATGATTGGAAGTCTCTCCCACCTCATGAGAATGAGCTTAATCAACCTGTCATTGGTCGTGCTACAATAAACGGCCAG GAAAAAGAGATTCGTCGTTTTGGGGGCACCGTTCCGAACGTGACAGCAACAGGTGACATAGAAAGCATGGCAATGTATGCTGGTGAAGGTGTTGGCCTTATCAATGAAATTCTTCCAGCAAGTGAAGTGGTCAAAAGGCTAGTTGAGGGAGCTCAACAACTGATCCACAAAGAATTCAGTAACCCATAG
- the LOC110648369 gene encoding uncharacterized protein LOC110648369, which yields MGWRGILGFEYGIVQAPLGPDISCPELVAAVANAGGLGFLRAPDWESPDFLRGLIRKTRTLTDKPFGVAVVLAFPHEENIKAILDEKVAVLQVFWGDCSEELVIKAHQAGVKVAPQVGSFEDAKKAISVGVDAIIVQGREAGGHVIGQESLISLLPRVVDLVSDHDIPVIAAGGIVDARGYVAALALGAQGVCLGTRFVATEESYAHPTYKKKLIELNETEHTNVFGRARWPNAPQRALVTPFFNDWKSLPPHENELNQPVIGRATINGQEKEIRRFGGTIPNVTATGDIESMAMYAGEGVGLINAILPASEVVKRLVEGAQQLIHKEFSNP from the exons ATGGGTTGGAGAGGGATTTTGGGTTTTGAATATGGGATTGTACAGGCTCCTTTGGGACCTGATATTTCTTGTCCTGAGCTTGTAGCTGCTGTGGCTAATGCTGGCGGACTTGGCTTCCTCAGAGCTCCGGATTGG GAGTCACCTGATTTCTTGCGGGGACTGATAAGGAAAACACGAACCTTAACTGACAAACCCTTTGGAGTTGCTGTTGTTCTGGCATTTCCCCATGAGGAAAATATAAAGGCCATACTGGATGAGAAGGTAGCAGTTTTGCAAGTTTTTTGGGGTGACTGTTCAGAGGAGCTTGTAATCAAAGCTCATCAGGCTGGAGTCAAGGTTGCTCCCCAA GTTGGGAGCTTTGAAGATGCTAAAAAAGCCATCAGTGTTGGTGTCGATGCAATTATTGTCCAAGGACGCGAAGCCGGAGGGCATGTCATTGGTCAG GAAAGCTTAATTTCACTGTTGCCAAGGGTAGTTGATCTTGTTAGCGATCATGATATACCCGTAATTGCTGCTGGTGGTATTGTAGATGCCCGTGGCTATGTTGCTGCTCTGGCCCTTGGTGCTCAAGGGGTCTGCCTAGGCACTAG GTTTGTTGCAACAGAGGAAAGCTATGCTCATCCGACATACAAGAAGAAGTTGATTGAGCTCAACGAAACTGAGCATACAAATGTGTTTGGCAGGGCCAGGTGGCCTAATGCACCACAACGTGCTCTGGTAACTCCTTTCTTCAATGATTGGAAGTCTCTCCCACCTCATGAGAATGAGCTTAATCAACCTGTCATTGGTCGTGCAACAATAAACGGCCAG GAAAAAGAGATTCGTCGTTTTGGGGGCACCATTCCGAATGTGACAGCAACAGGTGACATAGAAAGCATGGCAATGTATGCTGGTGAAGGTGTTGGCCTTATTAATGCAATTCTTCCAGCAAGTGAAGTGGTTAAAAGGCTAGTCGAGGGAGCTCAACAACTGATCCACAAAGAATTCAGTAACCCATAG